The segment GCGAGCCCTGGCTGAAGGTGAGCATCTTCACCCCGACGGAGTACATCGGCCCGGTGATGGAGCTGGTGTCCAGCCGGCGGGGCGAGTTCATCGACATGGAATACCTGGACGAGCGGCGCGTCGTCCTGCGCTATCACCTGCCCCTGGCGGAGATCGTGGTGGACTTCTATGATCGTCTGAAATCGGTCTCGCGCGGCTATGCCTCCCTGGACTATGAGTTTGAGGGCTATCGGCCGGCGGACCTGGTGAAGATCGACGTGCTGGTCAATGGACAGCCGGTGGACGCCCTGTCTGTCATCGTGCACCGCGACCAGGCCTATTACAAGGGGCAGAGGCTGGTCAGCAAGATGAAGCGCGTCATCCCGCGCCAGCTCTTCGAGGTACCCATCCAGGCCGCCATCGGCAAGCGGGTCATCAGCCGCGCCAACATCAAGGCCCTGCGCAAGGATGTGCTGGCCAAATGCTACGGCGGCGACGTCACCCGCAAGCGCAAACTGCTGGAAAAGCAGAAGGCCGGCAAGAAACGCATGAAAGCCCTGGGCAATATCGAGATTCCTCAGGAAGCCTTTATGTCGGTACTGCGTCTCGACGAAGAAGATGAATAAGGAGCGCCCTTATGTTCGACATTGACTGGAACGCCTTTGAGCTGGTGGACCTGTCCTGGGAGGTGCAGGCCGGCCAGGGCGGGGATCGTCCATTCCTGGTAAGCCCGGCGCGGCTCCCCGACGGCTCCTACAAGTACGATATTCAGACCCATTCCCACGTGGGCTCGCATGTGGAATTCCCCCGCCACTTTTTCGGCGAGGGCGCTCTATTTCATGGGCCGGGCAGTGCTGTGCCGCATCCTAAAAGGGAACGACCTGGCCATCCGGCCAGGCGACCTGGAGGCGGAGATCGGGGACATCTGCCGGCCGGGCGATATCGTGGTCTTCCGCAATGACGGGCCGCGTTCCGACGATGTGGAGCGCCTGCCCTATTTCACGCCGGCGGCCGCCCGCTGGCTCCGCGACCACCGCGTCAAGCTCATTGTGCTGGACATGATCCGC is part of the Anaerolineae bacterium genome and harbors:
- a CDS encoding cyclase family protein, which produces MWNSPATFSARALYFMGRAVLCRILKGNDLAIRPGDLEAEIGDICRPGDIVVFRNDGPRSDDVERLPYFTPAAARWLRDHRVKLIVLDMIRLGKDVEGVRAFHEILMGPGTEVPFVEFVSNLDALTQREFFLMCPPYKVRGLDSSFCRVLAVLERGPRAG